One Portunus trituberculatus isolate SZX2019 chromosome 42, ASM1759143v1, whole genome shotgun sequence DNA window includes the following coding sequences:
- the LOC123517393 gene encoding uncharacterized protein LOC123517393, producing MGSPLGVLLANFFMGCIEEVVFKETEEPDIYCTYIDDIFTKTKNQANTEHVRQRLQQVSGFNFTIESSINGTMPFLDIFVKQPDESFNTEVYVKDTNPGHCLNGRSECPQRYKDSAIGAYILLHFEVLSEVFFVIMFKMAVEDSNSPRDF from the exons ATGGGCTCACCTCTCGGAGTATTACTTGCCAACTTTTTCATGGGGTGTATAGAAGAAGTAGTCTTCAAGGAAACAGAGGAACCAGACATATACTGCACATATATCGACGATATATTCACCAAAACGAAGAACCAAGCCAACACAGAACATGTAAGACAGCGCCTTCAGCAAGTTTCTGGATTTAACTTCACTATAGAAAGCAGCATCAACGGCACCATGCCTTTCCTGGACATCTTCGTGAAGCAGCCGGACGAGTCTTTTAATACAGAAGTATATGTCAAAGACACAAACCCTGGACATTGCTTAAACGGAAGGAGTGAATGCCCACAAAGATACAAGGACTCTGCCATCGGCGCCTACATAT TAttacattttgaggtgttgtcaGAGGTGTTCTTTGTCATTATGTTTAAGATGGCAGTAGAAG actcaaactcccctcgagacttctga